A window of the Mus pahari chromosome 1, PAHARI_EIJ_v1.1, whole genome shotgun sequence genome harbors these coding sequences:
- the Siglecl1 gene encoding SIGLEC family-like protein 1 yields the protein MDLPHPQLEPARLLDSFCSVEKILQCSCSFHGVPTPSVRWWVDGAPVDVNSGHGHFQVASTTLGPWDNSTLSLARNSEMGTVLLCEGKNQHGIHGLSILLMSRKGPLAPQIFLEALLRGVVYAAMAITLLFLCLLPLIVKLLRTKQAKKCAQMGEQKNSMAGTDQGSCLKSKEPRKSRTKLPSEEQLSEKEDNLKSRKTMETASLTKFPSPWEVQKPMETPELPSP from the exons ATGGACCTGCCACATCCACAGCTCG AACCTGCCAGACTTCTTGACTCCTTCTGCTCTGTGGAGAAGATACTGCAGTGCAGCTGTTCCTTCCATGGTGTCCCCACTCCCTCTGTACGATGGTGGGTGGACGGAGCTCCTGTGGATGTGAACAGTGGACATGGCCACTTCCAGGTGGCCTCCACCACACTTGGTCCCTGGGACAACAGCACCCTCAGCCTGGCTAGGAACTCAGAAATGGGCACAGTTCTTCTCTGTGAGGGGAAGAACCAACATGGAATCCATGGTTTGAGCATCCTACTGATGTCAA GAAAGGGCCCTTTGGCTCCCCAGATTTTCCTGGAAGCTCTGCTACGGGGTGTTGTCTATGCAGCCATGGCAATCACACTactttttctctgcctcctcccattAAT AGTGAAACTTCTCAGGACAAAGCAGGCGAAGAAGTGTGCACAGATGGGAGAACAGAAGAACTCTATGGCTGGAACTGACCAGGGATCCTGTTTAAAGTCCAAGGAGCCTAGGAAATCCAGAACTAAGCTACCCTCTGAGGAGCAGCTCTCG GAAAAAGAAGATAACCTGAAGTCAAGGAAGACCATGGAAACGGCATCACTTACGAAGTTTCCATCACCCTGGGAAGTACAAAAACCCATGGAGACCCCAGAACTCCCAAGTCCATAA